From Candidatus Tanganyikabacteria bacterium, a single genomic window includes:
- a CDS encoding NERD domain-containing protein: MAKVYPVPLPADTLADSRRKAEILTYRALQEQLGSGWLVFYSCAWLGRGAPGAPPRDGEIDFVVAHPAQGVLLIEVKGGRIRHDPERGQWLTIDRHGKAHEINPFGQVRACRHALIDKFRSLPRWDRRRVPVWYAVAFPDAEVRGARLPLEAPADVILDGPDIARIEQRLGQILDYWHNQEPFAIPDGPGLMSQLTDLLAPRTELPNHLSLAIDRDEREIVQLTTAQFRTLDQLRRLRRTAIAGCAGSGKTLLAVEKARRLAAEGYRTLLTCFNIPLGEHLAAITRDVEGAERLQAVNFHGFCERMIRAAGLALPDVAATEQDQETSRIYKEVFPELLMQAMEARPDLKVDAIVVDEGQDFDLTWWVALTECLVDPGNGVCYVFYDDNQSLYEGRGAIPFETSHCLDVNVRNTRTIHQDSLKFYRSDALPESGGPQGRPVEYLAYEGEKQLRKRLSVVLNRLVAGEGVPARDIVVLTPRSVSRSTLLGSDLASGFRLVEGPPAGPREVEFRSIYRFKGLERPVVVLVDLDERFELQQDRWPELCYVAFSRARSHLICLGRESVLARLRSDLPLDTEPRQGILAMDYGADL; encoded by the coding sequence GTGGCCAAGGTCTATCCCGTGCCCCTGCCGGCCGACACGCTCGCCGACTCGCGGCGCAAGGCCGAGATCCTGACGTACCGGGCGCTGCAAGAGCAGCTCGGATCGGGCTGGCTGGTCTTCTACAGCTGCGCCTGGCTCGGCCGCGGGGCCCCCGGGGCGCCGCCGCGGGACGGCGAGATAGACTTCGTGGTCGCCCACCCGGCGCAGGGCGTGCTGCTGATCGAGGTCAAGGGCGGGCGTATCCGCCACGACCCAGAAAGGGGCCAGTGGCTCACTATCGATCGCCACGGGAAGGCGCACGAGATCAACCCGTTCGGCCAGGTCCGGGCCTGCCGGCATGCCCTGATCGACAAGTTCCGTAGCCTCCCGCGCTGGGACCGGCGCCGCGTCCCGGTCTGGTACGCCGTGGCCTTCCCGGATGCGGAAGTGCGCGGCGCCCGGCTGCCGCTGGAGGCGCCCGCGGACGTCATTCTCGACGGGCCGGACATCGCCCGGATCGAGCAGCGCTTGGGCCAGATCCTCGACTACTGGCACAACCAGGAGCCGTTCGCCATCCCGGACGGCCCCGGGCTGATGAGTCAGCTCACCGACCTTCTGGCCCCGCGCACCGAACTGCCCAACCACCTCTCGCTCGCCATCGACCGCGACGAACGCGAGATAGTCCAGCTCACGACCGCCCAGTTCCGGACGCTGGATCAGCTGCGCCGCCTGCGCCGCACGGCGATCGCCGGGTGCGCCGGCTCGGGAAAGACCCTGCTGGCCGTGGAGAAAGCTCGCCGGCTGGCTGCCGAGGGCTACCGCACCCTCCTCACCTGCTTCAACATCCCGCTCGGCGAGCACCTGGCGGCGATCACTCGGGACGTCGAGGGCGCCGAACGCCTGCAAGCGGTCAACTTCCACGGCTTCTGCGAGCGCATGATCCGGGCCGCCGGGCTGGCGCTACCCGACGTGGCGGCTACCGAGCAGGACCAGGAGACCAGCCGCATCTACAAGGAGGTGTTTCCGGAACTCCTGATGCAGGCAATGGAAGCCCGGCCGGACTTGAAGGTGGACGCCATCGTCGTCGACGAGGGGCAGGACTTCGACCTGACGTGGTGGGTGGCCCTCACCGAGTGCCTGGTCGACCCCGGGAACGGCGTGTGCTACGTCTTCTACGACGACAACCAGAGCCTGTACGAGGGCCGCGGCGCGATCCCGTTCGAGACCTCGCACTGCCTGGACGTCAACGTCCGCAACACGCGCACCATCCACCAGGACTCCCTGAAGTTCTATCGGAGCGATGCGCTGCCCGAATCCGGCGGCCCGCAAGGGCGGCCGGTCGAGTACCTGGCATACGAGGGCGAAAAGCAACTCCGCAAGCGCCTCTCGGTGGTCCTGAACCGCCTGGTCGCCGGCGAGGGAGTCCCGGCCAGGGACATCGTCGTCCTTACCCCCCGGAGCGTCAGCCGTTCGACGTTGCTGGGCAGCGACCTGGCTTCCGGCTTCCGGTTGGTCGAGGGCCCGCCGGCCGGCCCGCGCGAGGTGGAGTTCCGGAGCATCTACCGTTTCAAGGGGCTCGAACGCCCGGTCGTCGTTCTCGTCGATCTCGACGAGCGCTTCGAACTCCAGCAGGACCGCTGGCCCGAACTCTGCTACGTGGCGTTCTCGCGGGCGCGCTCCCACCTGATCTGCCTCGGGCGCGAGTCGGTCCTGGCACGCCTCCGCTCCGATCTCCCGCTGGACACCGAGCCACGGCAGGGCATCCTGGCCATGGACTACGGCGCGGACCTGTAG